From a single Microbacterium murale genomic region:
- a CDS encoding zinc-dependent alcohol dehydrogenase, which produces MRTVAVTRIGSLRDPDESTRGRIGVVDFPEQPLGPEDVRIRVAYSAICGSDPHLAEGFFGTDVPIGLGHELSGVVEALGERAHRNGLKIGDRVAGNFLRFCGTCRPCQEGRQQFCEHIQDYNRPGMAETVTWHESQVYRLPDGVSLLHGSILEPTSVAVRIADKARARVGDRVAICGGGPIGQLTLQVMKMNGATSLTMIEPIAERREMALRHGADFAIDPVTEDQGSLAAEITDGRGYDIVIDASGSPRAAQGLLDIAAKGATVVYGAMYPASYELSLNLSDYLYLKELTLTGVFVSPYAFPRALQILPYLQLDELTQAVYDLDDAVEAFAVHISGRFPKVVLRCNDIDEEVR; this is translated from the coding sequence ATGAGAACGGTAGCGGTGACCCGGATCGGCAGCCTGCGCGATCCCGACGAGAGCACGCGCGGACGCATCGGCGTAGTCGATTTCCCCGAGCAGCCGCTCGGACCGGAAGACGTGCGCATCCGCGTGGCCTATTCGGCGATCTGCGGCTCGGACCCGCATCTGGCCGAGGGATTCTTCGGCACCGATGTGCCGATCGGGCTCGGACACGAGCTGTCGGGCGTGGTCGAGGCGCTCGGCGAGCGGGCTCACCGCAACGGTCTGAAGATCGGCGACCGCGTCGCGGGCAATTTCCTGCGATTCTGCGGCACGTGCCGCCCGTGTCAGGAGGGCAGACAGCAGTTCTGCGAACACATCCAGGACTACAACCGTCCCGGTATGGCCGAGACCGTCACCTGGCACGAGTCCCAGGTGTATCGGCTGCCTGACGGGGTGAGCCTGCTGCACGGCAGCATCCTCGAGCCGACCTCGGTCGCGGTCCGTATCGCAGACAAGGCCCGCGCGCGGGTCGGTGACCGCGTAGCCATCTGCGGCGGTGGCCCCATCGGGCAGCTCACCCTCCAGGTGATGAAGATGAACGGCGCGACCTCGCTCACCATGATCGAGCCGATCGCGGAACGGCGTGAGATGGCGCTGCGCCACGGAGCCGATTTCGCGATCGACCCCGTGACCGAGGACCAGGGCTCGCTCGCGGCCGAGATCACCGACGGGCGCGGATACGACATCGTGATCGACGCATCCGGTTCACCCCGCGCCGCCCAGGGTCTTCTCGACATCGCGGCAAAGGGTGCGACGGTCGTCTACGGGGCGATGTACCCCGCGAGCTACGAGCTGTCACTCAACCTCTCGGACTACCTGTACCTCAAGGAACTCACCCTCACCGGCGTCTTCGTCTCGCCGTACGCGTTCCCCCGGGCTCTGCAGATCCTGCCGTACCTTCAGCTCGACGAGCTCACTCAGGCGGTCTACGACCTCGACGACGCCGTGGAGGCGTTCGCGGTTCACATCAGCGGCCGGTTCCCCAAGGTCGTCCTCCGGTGCAACGACATCGACGAGGAGGTGCGGTGA
- a CDS encoding aldehyde dehydrogenase family protein produces MSRTIDTRSGVRTGLFIGGEERFTEEVLQVADPGKKGVVVGEAASASEEDVADAVVAAKSAYPAWASLSAEARAAAMTDAIAGIADDRDTDAAILSQENGKVRMEAWIDALVFEIRWNLALTLADVVETGKTLPAIPGAIPVSTEVSFQPLGVVTIIVPFNWPIAILGAALPHALLAGNTVIVKAPPSTPLATARLVQRIAEKLPAGVLNVITGNDEKMSGLIQNPDVAKVCFTGSVNGGKRIMEMASKTLTRVTLELGGNDAAIFLEDAILDDAHIDRLFAAIYDTTGQICMNAKRVFVHRSRQDELVAGLEARLNQVKLGYGLDEGTTMGPLHQPAQKAFVEEIIQEAKDAGADVREYGELPGGDLAGGNFLRPAMVIDPDVSLRVVTQEQFGPVIPIIAFDAEEEAVALANDTWAGLCGSVWTASADAANRVGSQLECGYVWVNDHGATRLDLRAPFGGMKGSGFGREQGIEGVRAFQDTRSIATIDPEALATMAH; encoded by the coding sequence ATGTCGAGAACGATTGACACGCGCTCAGGAGTGCGTACTGGACTGTTCATCGGGGGCGAGGAGCGCTTCACGGAAGAAGTGCTGCAGGTCGCGGACCCCGGCAAGAAGGGAGTGGTCGTCGGAGAGGCGGCATCGGCTTCCGAGGAGGACGTGGCCGATGCGGTAGTGGCGGCGAAGTCGGCCTATCCGGCGTGGGCATCGTTGTCGGCCGAGGCGCGAGCCGCTGCCATGACGGATGCGATCGCGGGCATCGCCGACGACCGCGACACCGACGCGGCTATCCTGTCGCAGGAGAACGGCAAGGTGCGGATGGAAGCGTGGATCGACGCGCTCGTGTTCGAGATCCGGTGGAACCTCGCACTCACGCTGGCCGACGTCGTCGAGACCGGCAAGACGCTGCCAGCGATCCCCGGCGCAATCCCTGTCTCCACCGAAGTGAGCTTCCAGCCGCTGGGCGTGGTCACGATCATCGTGCCTTTCAACTGGCCGATTGCGATCCTCGGCGCGGCGCTGCCGCACGCCCTGCTCGCCGGAAACACGGTCATCGTCAAGGCGCCGCCGTCCACGCCACTGGCCACCGCTCGTCTCGTGCAGCGCATCGCGGAGAAGCTTCCGGCCGGCGTGCTCAACGTCATCACCGGCAACGACGAGAAGATGTCTGGCCTGATCCAGAATCCGGATGTCGCGAAGGTGTGCTTCACCGGGTCGGTCAATGGCGGCAAGCGGATCATGGAGATGGCATCGAAGACGCTGACGCGGGTGACGCTCGAGCTGGGCGGCAACGACGCGGCGATCTTCCTCGAAGACGCCATCCTCGACGACGCGCACATCGACCGGCTGTTCGCGGCGATCTACGACACCACCGGGCAGATCTGCATGAACGCCAAGCGGGTGTTCGTGCACAGGTCGCGTCAGGACGAGCTGGTCGCCGGGCTCGAAGCACGCCTGAACCAGGTCAAGCTCGGGTACGGGCTCGACGAGGGCACCACGATGGGTCCGCTGCACCAGCCGGCGCAGAAGGCTTTCGTGGAGGAGATCATCCAAGAGGCGAAGGATGCCGGAGCCGACGTCCGCGAGTACGGCGAGCTGCCAGGCGGCGACCTCGCCGGCGGCAACTTCCTGAGGCCGGCCATGGTGATCGATCCCGACGTCTCGCTGCGGGTCGTCACCCAGGAACAGTTCGGGCCGGTCATCCCGATCATCGCTTTCGATGCCGAGGAAGAGGCGGTGGCGCTGGCGAACGACACATGGGCCGGCCTGTGCGGATCGGTGTGGACTGCGTCTGCGGATGCGGCGAACCGCGTCGGCTCACAGCTGGAGTGCGGTTACGTCTGGGTCAACGACCACGGTGCGACTCGCCTCGACCTGCGCGCGCCCTTCGGCGGCATGAAGGGTTCGGGCTTCGGCCGAGAGCAGGGCATCGAGGGGGTGCGCGCATTCCAGGACACCCGCTCGATCGCGACCATCGACCCTGAAGCGCTCGCCACCATGGCCCACTGA
- a CDS encoding ABC transporter permease: MAQTDTLTIAAVEPDRSPRLQWVWQGSTVIALVALVIVFTVAGNGVFFTAGNMTNILNQVAILAIIAAAQTFVMVVGDFDLSVGTTATLSGASAAALMIAGVPVPLAIVLALIVGTLIGVVNGILVAYLNLSAFVATLATMTTVGGLALIVTGGTTLYGWPDEFGFLGQARVNGVPLPVFYAVAIAVVAWAVLRFTTIGRRWYAIGGNAEVARLSGVSVRSTRFLAFVVAGFLSGLGGIVLVSRLGSAGSSSANDLMMFAVAAVFLGMTLLRSGQANIGGTIVGVAIIGVVQNGLNIVGVNTYIQQVLIGLIIIAAVLLSGLKQKST, translated from the coding sequence ATGGCGCAGACAGATACCCTCACGATCGCCGCGGTCGAACCCGACCGCTCGCCGCGCTTGCAATGGGTGTGGCAGGGGAGCACGGTCATCGCCCTGGTCGCGCTCGTCATCGTATTCACCGTTGCCGGCAACGGGGTGTTCTTCACCGCAGGCAATATGACGAACATCCTCAACCAGGTCGCGATCCTGGCCATCATCGCGGCCGCGCAGACCTTCGTCATGGTGGTCGGGGACTTCGACCTCTCGGTGGGAACGACGGCTACGCTCTCCGGCGCGTCGGCCGCCGCCCTCATGATCGCCGGAGTGCCGGTCCCGCTGGCGATCGTCCTGGCTCTGATCGTGGGCACGCTCATCGGTGTGGTCAACGGCATCCTGGTCGCGTACCTCAATCTCTCCGCTTTCGTCGCGACTCTGGCGACCATGACCACTGTCGGCGGGCTCGCCCTGATAGTCACCGGGGGAACGACCCTGTACGGCTGGCCGGACGAGTTCGGATTCCTCGGGCAGGCGCGCGTGAACGGGGTGCCGCTTCCGGTCTTCTATGCGGTCGCGATCGCCGTGGTCGCCTGGGCGGTCCTGCGCTTCACGACGATCGGGCGGCGCTGGTACGCGATCGGCGGCAACGCCGAGGTCGCCCGGCTCTCCGGCGTCAGCGTCCGCTCGACTCGATTCCTCGCGTTCGTGGTGGCGGGTTTCCTCTCGGGCCTCGGCGGCATCGTCCTGGTCAGTCGCCTCGGCAGTGCCGGCTCCTCGAGTGCGAACGATCTCATGATGTTCGCCGTCGCCGCGGTGTTTCTCGGAATGACACTGCTGCGGTCTGGGCAGGCGAACATCGGCGGAACGATCGTGGGCGTCGCCATCATCGGTGTCGTCCAGAACGGCCTCAACATCGTCGGGGTCAACACGTACATCCAGCAGGTGCTCATCGGCTTGATCATCATCGCCGCCGTTCTGCTGTCAGGACTCAAGCAGAAGAGCACCTAG
- a CDS encoding FdhF/YdeP family oxidoreductase, with the protein MITLDSGVAFGLMPEVPRQGGYGPVTTKAWSQEDYTHPAAGWGAAVSVGEVLVKSQRPVSGALSMFTMNHPIKGFDCPGCAWPDDQKGLKLDICENGMKHVTWEMTHKRVGSGFFSKHTVSELSTWTDYELENTGRLTEPMVYDSETDRYAPISWDDAFALIGEELRALGSPDEATFYTSGRLSNEASFLYQLMIREYGTNNMPDCSNMCHEASGRALTASIGSGKGTTTVEDWEQTDLLFLLGVNAASNAPRMLTALSDAVKNGAQVVHVNPLIEAASRRTTVPHDFVDMALFKTHETGTLDLQVRPGGDMALMRAIAKVVFEAAEVDPGALDTEFIAQHTNGIDEYRAVVEATPWPELVQQSGLTEEQLRAAGALYLASGKAIISWCLGISQQEHAVDMVREFMNVLLLRGNIGRPGAGPAPVRGHSNVQGNRTCGINHHSPAWLLDALDEVCGITSPREPGLDTVASIHKMHEGAVKVFVSLGGNFVLAAPDTHYTAEALSGCRLTVQVGTKLNRSHLVHGEKALILPCLGRTERDEQTGGLQGQSVEDAMSMVHLSVGKKKPASEHLLSEPDIIARMARATLPDSSTPWEEYAADYDRIRDVMAKVLPGFEGFNELVRQPNGFRIPQPARELDFRTASGKADFSAPALHDVLPASDDMLVLQTMRSHDQWNTTIYSNNDRYRGVKNLRELIFMHEDDMRDRGIWQGDLVDIVSTSKDGSQRELRQYRAVAYDTPRGSAAGYMPEMNVLVGEADYSAQSDQPLMKSIHVRVTPSAGVR; encoded by the coding sequence ATGATCACTCTCGATAGCGGCGTCGCTTTCGGTTTGATGCCGGAGGTTCCCCGCCAGGGCGGCTACGGCCCTGTGACGACGAAGGCGTGGTCGCAAGAGGACTACACGCACCCCGCCGCGGGCTGGGGTGCGGCGGTGTCGGTCGGTGAGGTGCTCGTGAAATCGCAGCGTCCGGTGAGCGGCGCGTTGTCGATGTTCACGATGAACCATCCGATCAAGGGATTCGACTGCCCAGGTTGCGCGTGGCCCGATGATCAGAAGGGCCTGAAGCTCGACATCTGCGAGAACGGGATGAAGCACGTCACGTGGGAGATGACGCACAAGCGCGTAGGAAGCGGCTTCTTCTCGAAGCACACAGTGAGCGAGCTTTCCACCTGGACCGACTACGAGCTCGAGAACACCGGCCGTCTGACCGAGCCGATGGTCTACGACTCCGAGACCGATCGCTACGCACCGATCAGCTGGGACGACGCCTTCGCACTCATCGGTGAGGAGCTGCGGGCACTGGGCAGTCCGGATGAGGCGACGTTCTACACCTCTGGGCGGCTCAGCAACGAGGCATCCTTCCTCTACCAGCTGATGATCCGCGAGTACGGCACGAACAACATGCCGGACTGCTCGAACATGTGCCACGAGGCCTCCGGCCGTGCGCTCACCGCCTCGATCGGGTCGGGCAAAGGGACCACGACCGTCGAGGACTGGGAGCAGACCGATCTGCTGTTCCTGCTCGGGGTGAACGCCGCCTCGAATGCGCCGCGCATGCTGACGGCGTTGTCGGATGCCGTGAAAAACGGCGCGCAGGTGGTGCACGTCAATCCGCTGATCGAGGCTGCATCCAGGCGTACCACTGTGCCGCACGACTTCGTCGACATGGCGCTGTTCAAGACGCACGAGACCGGCACTCTCGACCTGCAGGTTCGTCCTGGCGGCGACATGGCGCTGATGCGCGCCATCGCGAAGGTCGTGTTCGAAGCGGCCGAGGTCGACCCCGGCGCGCTCGACACCGAGTTCATCGCGCAGCACACCAACGGCATCGATGAGTATCGTGCTGTCGTCGAGGCGACGCCGTGGCCGGAGCTGGTGCAGCAGTCCGGGCTCACTGAGGAGCAGCTCCGCGCGGCCGGGGCCCTCTACCTCGCATCCGGCAAGGCGATCATCAGCTGGTGCCTCGGCATCAGCCAGCAGGAGCACGCCGTCGACATGGTGCGCGAGTTCATGAACGTGCTGCTGCTGCGCGGCAACATCGGCCGACCGGGTGCTGGGCCTGCACCGGTGCGCGGGCACAGCAACGTGCAGGGCAATCGCACCTGCGGCATCAACCACCATTCGCCGGCCTGGCTGCTGGATGCCCTCGACGAGGTCTGCGGGATCACATCGCCTCGCGAGCCCGGACTGGACACCGTCGCCAGCATCCACAAGATGCACGAGGGTGCCGTCAAGGTCTTCGTGAGTCTCGGCGGCAACTTCGTGCTGGCCGCTCCCGACACCCACTACACCGCAGAGGCGCTGAGCGGATGCCGGCTGACGGTCCAGGTGGGCACGAAGCTCAACCGCAGCCACCTCGTGCACGGTGAGAAGGCGCTCATCCTTCCGTGTCTGGGGCGCACCGAGCGGGACGAGCAGACAGGCGGACTGCAGGGGCAGTCGGTCGAGGATGCCATGAGCATGGTGCACCTGTCGGTCGGCAAGAAGAAGCCGGCCTCCGAGCATCTGCTGTCGGAGCCCGACATCATCGCGCGGATGGCGCGCGCCACGCTGCCGGACAGCAGCACGCCGTGGGAGGAGTACGCGGCCGACTACGACCGCATCCGTGACGTGATGGCGAAGGTGCTGCCCGGGTTCGAGGGGTTCAATGAGCTCGTGCGTCAGCCGAACGGGTTCCGCATTCCTCAGCCGGCGCGAGAGCTCGACTTCCGCACGGCGTCGGGTAAGGCCGATTTCTCGGCGCCGGCGCTGCATGACGTGCTGCCCGCTTCCGACGACATGCTGGTGCTGCAGACCATGCGGTCGCACGACCAGTGGAACACCACGATCTACAGCAACAACGACCGTTACCGCGGAGTGAAGAATCTGCGTGAGCTGATCTTCATGCACGAGGACGACATGCGCGATCGCGGCATCTGGCAGGGCGATCTCGTCGACATCGTCTCGACGTCGAAGGACGGTTCGCAGCGCGAGCTGCGGCAGTACCGGGCGGTCGCGTACGACACGCCGCGGGGGAGTGCGGCCGGCTACATGCCCGAGATGAACGTGCTCGTCGGCGAGGCCGACTACAGCGCGCAGAGCGATCAACCGCTCATGAAGAGCATCCACGTGCGAGTGACGCCGTCGGCGGGAGTCCGCTGA
- the fdhD gene encoding formate dehydrogenase accessory sulfurtransferase FdhD, which translates to MGRITTRRSVLKVTVGEGARRGPDTLAVEEPLEIRVAGTPLAVTMRTPGHDVELAAGFLVSEAVIGEGAEFQSAIHCGGPGTGGVENTYNVLDVSLAPGVALPAPELARSFYTTSSCGVCGKASIDAVETVSRHDVGVDAVVADAAGIARYPDRLREQQAAFDKTGGLHAAALFDVATGELLVLREDVGRHNAVDKVVGWAVLHDRLPLRGTVLQVSGRASFELVQKAVMAGIPILSAVSAPSSLAAELAEKSGLTLVGFVRGQTMNVYSRPERVRTDATAPDLALVSEGAAHDHSR; encoded by the coding sequence ATGGGTCGGATCACGACGAGGCGATCGGTACTGAAGGTCACGGTGGGTGAAGGCGCCCGCCGCGGCCCTGACACGCTCGCCGTCGAAGAGCCGCTGGAGATCCGTGTCGCAGGCACTCCACTGGCCGTGACCATGCGCACTCCCGGTCACGATGTCGAACTCGCGGCCGGATTCCTCGTCTCGGAGGCAGTGATCGGCGAGGGGGCCGAGTTCCAGTCCGCGATCCACTGCGGCGGGCCCGGTACGGGTGGGGTCGAGAACACGTACAACGTCCTCGACGTCTCGTTGGCTCCCGGAGTGGCCCTGCCCGCGCCGGAGCTGGCGCGTTCTTTCTACACGACCAGTTCGTGCGGGGTCTGCGGCAAGGCCAGCATCGACGCCGTCGAGACGGTCTCCCGTCACGACGTCGGGGTGGATGCAGTGGTCGCTGACGCTGCGGGCATCGCTCGGTATCCCGACCGGCTGCGCGAGCAGCAGGCTGCGTTCGACAAGACCGGTGGCCTGCATGCGGCCGCGCTCTTCGATGTCGCCACTGGAGAACTGCTCGTGCTGCGAGAAGACGTCGGGCGCCACAACGCCGTCGACAAGGTCGTCGGGTGGGCGGTACTGCATGATCGCCTTCCCCTGCGCGGGACTGTCCTGCAGGTCTCGGGTCGGGCGAGCTTCGAACTCGTGCAGAAAGCGGTGATGGCCGGCATCCCGATCCTCTCTGCCGTCTCGGCACCGTCGTCCCTCGCGGCGGAGCTGGCCGAGAAGTCCGGTCTGACGCTCGTGGGATTCGTGCGCGGTCAGACGATGAACGTGTATTCACGCCCTGAACGAGTCCGGACGGATGCCACGGCACCCGATCTGGCGCTCGTGTCGGAAGGAGCAGCTCATGATCACTCTCGATAG
- a CDS encoding sugar ABC transporter ATP-binding protein encodes MSIPLDLEAVAPPAIAPILEVRGITKHFDGVQALRGVDLEVRPGEIHALLGENGAGKSTLIKIITGLYQQDQGGVLVAGEPVDFTNVRTAHRAGVVALYQELSIVPTISVAENIVLGEDAPSTLGFVRWKELRAHARAQLDRLGQQINLRRLAGGLSPVQQTMVAVARALSIDAKVLILDEPTAALTDTEIEGLFAVLRSLRDEGVAIVYVSHRLEEVFALCDRLTVMRNGRTIVTKNVSDTSIDDVISTMVGREQSEMYPARGTGGGDVVLSVEGLSGRRVSDVSFEVRSGEVVGIGGLAGSGRSELLRLLAGAQKTSAGTVQVDGRAPVGRGVGRALDAGIALVPEERRAQGVILSAPIADNIAIANLKSVSSGGIVSQGRILQLAKRALAELQIKARGVRQPVGQLSGGNQQKVVLAKMLARNPTVLLMDEPTRGIDVGTKAEIYRLIRELAATGTAVVAVSSELPELIGLSDRILVMHEGRISGEVDADGADDELILNYAYGRDA; translated from the coding sequence ATGAGCATTCCCCTCGACCTCGAAGCTGTCGCGCCGCCGGCCATTGCGCCGATCCTTGAGGTGCGGGGCATCACAAAGCACTTCGACGGCGTGCAGGCGCTGCGCGGGGTCGACCTCGAGGTGCGTCCGGGAGAGATCCATGCCCTCCTCGGCGAGAACGGCGCGGGCAAGTCGACGCTCATCAAGATCATCACGGGGCTCTACCAACAGGATCAGGGCGGGGTGCTGGTCGCAGGTGAGCCGGTCGACTTCACGAATGTGCGCACCGCGCACCGCGCCGGCGTGGTCGCGCTCTACCAGGAGCTTTCGATCGTGCCGACGATAAGCGTGGCCGAGAACATCGTGCTGGGCGAGGATGCACCGTCGACCCTCGGATTCGTGCGTTGGAAGGAACTCCGCGCACACGCACGGGCTCAGCTGGATCGCCTCGGGCAGCAGATCAACCTGCGTCGCCTCGCAGGCGGGCTCTCACCCGTTCAGCAGACCATGGTCGCGGTCGCTCGTGCGTTGTCGATCGATGCCAAGGTGCTCATCCTGGACGAGCCCACCGCAGCTCTCACGGACACTGAGATCGAGGGACTCTTCGCCGTCCTGCGAAGCCTGCGTGACGAAGGCGTCGCGATCGTCTACGTCTCGCACCGGCTCGAAGAGGTGTTCGCCCTGTGCGACCGCCTCACCGTCATGCGCAACGGCCGCACGATCGTGACGAAGAACGTGTCCGATACTTCGATAGACGACGTCATCTCGACGATGGTCGGTCGCGAGCAGAGCGAGATGTACCCGGCACGTGGCACGGGTGGAGGCGACGTCGTGCTGTCCGTCGAGGGGCTCTCAGGCCGCCGCGTGAGCGATGTGTCGTTCGAGGTGCGCTCTGGCGAGGTCGTCGGTATCGGAGGTCTTGCGGGGTCGGGCCGGAGCGAGCTGCTCCGCCTCCTCGCCGGGGCGCAGAAGACATCGGCCGGCACAGTGCAGGTCGACGGGAGGGCACCGGTCGGACGTGGAGTCGGTCGGGCCCTCGATGCGGGCATCGCCCTCGTGCCTGAGGAGCGTCGAGCGCAGGGCGTGATCCTGTCTGCGCCGATCGCCGACAACATCGCGATCGCGAACCTCAAGTCGGTGAGCTCCGGCGGCATCGTGTCGCAGGGACGAATACTGCAATTGGCCAAGCGGGCGCTCGCCGAACTGCAGATCAAAGCCCGGGGCGTCCGGCAACCCGTCGGGCAGCTCTCCGGCGGAAACCAGCAGAAGGTCGTGCTCGCCAAGATGCTCGCACGCAATCCCACGGTGCTGCTCATGGATGAACCCACGCGAGGGATCGATGTGGGAACGAAGGCTGAGATCTATCGACTCATTCGTGAGCTCGCCGCGACGGGAACGGCGGTCGTCGCCGTCTCCAGTGAACTCCCCGAGCTCATCGGGCTTTCGGACAGGATCCTCGTGATGCACGAGGGCCGCATCTCCGGTGAAGTCGACGCAGACGGCGCCGACGATGAGCTCATCCTCAATTACGCATACGGAAGGGACGCCTGA
- a CDS encoding transketolase: MERTPLTATEERHSVEELEDLAFELREKLLHLCGTYEGAVHIGGDLSAADILTALFEYGMNVDPADLANPERDRFVLSKGHAAVCMYIAMAIRGFLSYDDIVATYGQLDSAYGMHPCKVQLPGVEASTGSLGHGLPIAVGMALGARGRNDEHRVFCLLGDGETGEGSVWEAVMAARSNKLGNLVAFVDRNRQLMTSFAEERVVFEPYPDKWRAFGWNVIEIDGHDMSQIVAALDGLPASDSDTPTVIVAETVKGKGVDFMERNLAWHAGSLGAADLERALTALNASRVKETV; this comes from the coding sequence ATGGAGCGGACACCACTGACCGCGACCGAAGAACGGCACAGCGTCGAAGAGCTTGAAGACCTGGCATTCGAGCTCCGCGAGAAGCTGCTTCACCTGTGCGGCACGTACGAGGGGGCCGTGCACATCGGCGGCGACCTGTCCGCTGCGGACATCCTCACGGCGCTGTTCGAGTACGGGATGAACGTCGATCCGGCCGACCTCGCCAACCCGGAGCGTGACCGCTTCGTGCTCAGCAAGGGCCACGCGGCGGTCTGCATGTACATCGCGATGGCCATCCGAGGGTTCTTGTCGTACGACGACATCGTCGCGACGTACGGGCAGCTCGACAGCGCATACGGCATGCACCCCTGCAAGGTGCAGCTTCCCGGCGTCGAGGCGTCGACCGGCTCTCTCGGCCACGGGCTGCCGATCGCGGTGGGCATGGCGCTGGGCGCCCGCGGCCGGAACGATGAGCACCGCGTGTTCTGTCTGCTGGGCGACGGTGAGACCGGCGAAGGCTCGGTGTGGGAGGCAGTCATGGCCGCCCGCAGCAACAAGCTCGGCAACCTGGTCGCCTTCGTGGACCGCAACCGCCAGCTCATGACCAGCTTCGCCGAGGAGCGGGTCGTCTTCGAGCCCTACCCCGACAAATGGCGTGCGTTCGGTTGGAACGTCATCGAGATCGACGGCCACGACATGTCGCAGATCGTCGCCGCCCTCGACGGGCTGCCGGCCTCCGACAGCGATACGCCTACCGTGATCGTCGCCGAGACCGTGAAAGGCAAGGGCGTCGATTTCATGGAACGCAACCTCGCCTGGCATGCAGGCTCGCTCGGCGCCGCCGACCTCGAACGCGCCCTCACGGCGCTCAACGCCTCTCGCGTAAAGGAGACCGTCTGA
- a CDS encoding transketolase family protein produces MPATFTFGEMLSARSVIGTTLAELGDEHPNLYVLTPDIGATLVEFRDAFPDRFIDVGLAEQACVGIASGLAYDGNIPVVSGMLPFLSMRALEQVRTDVCYPNLPVKIIGTHGGLVGNGGSTHYAVEDLTLMGALTNMTVTSIGDPAMVGEVLRQSMTMEGPIYIRLAVGKKDKVLYEPGEHELRIGKGIIARQGTDATIFTHGTTVAQALDAADQLASEGHSVRVVDMWTLKPIDEQLILSSAAETGGRFVVLEDHLAYGGLATRIADVVADNGVHLTGFERLGIPQVYAGFGEDEQLRDKHGYGLADTVAALRRVISAQH; encoded by the coding sequence ATGCCTGCGACCTTCACCTTCGGGGAGATGCTCTCCGCCCGGTCCGTCATCGGAACGACACTGGCAGAGCTCGGCGACGAGCACCCGAATCTGTACGTGCTCACCCCTGACATCGGCGCGACGCTGGTCGAGTTCCGCGATGCGTTCCCCGACCGCTTCATAGACGTGGGGCTGGCCGAACAGGCGTGCGTCGGCATCGCGTCGGGGCTCGCCTACGACGGCAACATCCCCGTCGTATCCGGCATGCTCCCCTTCCTCTCGATGCGCGCACTCGAGCAGGTGCGCACGGACGTGTGCTACCCGAATCTGCCGGTGAAGATCATCGGCACGCACGGCGGCCTTGTCGGCAACGGCGGATCGACGCATTACGCGGTCGAGGACCTCACGCTCATGGGCGCGCTGACGAACATGACTGTGACGTCGATCGGCGACCCGGCGATGGTCGGCGAGGTTCTCCGTCAGTCGATGACGATGGAGGGGCCCATCTACATCCGCCTTGCCGTGGGCAAGAAGGACAAGGTGCTCTACGAGCCGGGGGAACACGAGCTGCGCATCGGCAAAGGCATCATCGCTCGCCAGGGCACAGATGCCACGATCTTTACGCACGGCACCACCGTCGCGCAGGCTCTCGATGCCGCTGACCAGCTGGCCTCGGAAGGGCACTCGGTGCGTGTTGTGGACATGTGGACGCTCAAGCCGATCGACGAGCAGTTGATCCTGAGCAGCGCTGCCGAGACCGGTGGGCGGTTCGTGGTTCTCGAGGATCACCTCGCCTACGGCGGCCTGGCCACCCGAATCGCCGACGTGGTGGCCGACAACGGCGTGCACCTGACGGGTTTCGAACGCCTCGGCATCCCGCAGGTCTACGCGGGCTTCGGCGAGGACGAGCAGCTGCGCGACAAGCACGGCTACGGACTGGCGGACACGGTCGCCGCGCTGCGCCGCGTCATCTCCGCCCAGCACTGA
- a CDS encoding MarR family winged helix-turn-helix transcriptional regulator, translating to MSTADDGIQREPLSNTIDPDEFTPRLLALLSNALVWRESNELRRRFGLGTNDWRIISALALRPGSSATEVSEFIGVNKAVVSKSVNVLSGRELIVLMDGPRGSRPMYLTTAGVQMHDEMLPISMRGQEIVLAHLNPREIERLNELLLRMLVDARELQTLDHEAAATNV from the coding sequence GTGAGCACTGCGGATGACGGGATTCAGCGCGAACCTCTCAGCAACACGATCGATCCCGACGAATTCACGCCTCGTCTGCTCGCGCTGCTGTCCAATGCTCTGGTCTGGCGCGAGTCGAACGAGCTGCGCCGACGGTTCGGCCTCGGCACCAACGACTGGCGCATCATCTCCGCACTCGCCCTCCGCCCCGGCTCGTCGGCGACCGAGGTCTCGGAGTTCATCGGGGTCAATAAGGCCGTGGTGTCCAAGAGCGTGAACGTCCTCAGCGGGCGTGAACTCATCGTGCTCATGGACGGCCCGCGCGGGTCGCGACCGATGTACCTCACCACCGCGGGTGTGCAGATGCACGACGAGATGCTGCCGATCTCCATGCGCGGTCAGGAGATCGTGCTCGCCCATCTCAATCCCCGCGAGATCGAACGCCTCAATGAGCTCCTCCTCCGCATGCTCGTCGACGCACGCGAGTTGCAGACGCTCGATCATGAGGCCGCCGCCACGAACGTCTGA